Proteins encoded within one genomic window of Streptomyces taklimakanensis:
- the nth gene encoding endonuclease III, translating to MTEAEPEGAATVGTGPAGAGGRKRKRKTETRLGMVRRARRINRELAEVYYYAHPELDFENSFQLLVATVLSAQTTDLRVNQTTPALFAAYPTPEDMAAADPERLEELIRPTGFFRNKARSLLGLSAALRDRFGGEVPDNLEDMVSLPGVGRKTAHVVLGNAFGRPGLTVDTHFGRLVRRWKLTEHTDPEKVEAEIAEIIPKNEWTMFSHRVIFHGRRICHSRKPACGACPITHLCPSYGEGETDPEKARKLLKYEMGGAPGQRLKPPADYPGRPAPPLGADRG from the coding sequence GTGACGGAGGCGGAGCCCGAGGGGGCGGCGACGGTCGGGACCGGGCCCGCCGGTGCGGGAGGGAGGAAGCGGAAGAGGAAGACGGAGACACGGCTGGGCATGGTCCGCCGGGCGCGGCGCATCAACCGCGAACTGGCGGAGGTGTACTACTACGCGCACCCGGAACTGGACTTCGAGAACTCCTTCCAGCTCCTGGTCGCCACCGTCCTGTCGGCCCAGACGACCGACCTGCGGGTCAACCAGACCACTCCCGCCCTCTTCGCCGCCTACCCCACCCCCGAGGACATGGCCGCCGCCGATCCGGAGCGGCTGGAGGAACTGATCCGGCCCACCGGCTTCTTCCGCAACAAGGCCAGGTCGCTGCTCGGGCTCTCCGCCGCCCTGCGCGACCGTTTCGGCGGCGAGGTTCCGGACAACCTCGAGGACATGGTCTCCCTGCCCGGTGTCGGCCGTAAAACGGCCCACGTCGTCCTCGGCAACGCCTTCGGCAGGCCCGGCCTGACCGTGGACACCCACTTCGGGCGGCTGGTGCGCCGCTGGAAGCTCACCGAGCACACCGACCCGGAGAAGGTCGAGGCCGAGATCGCCGAGATTATCCCCAAGAACGAGTGGACGATGTTCTCGCACCGGGTGATCTTCCACGGCCGCCGCATCTGCCACTCCCGCAAGCCCGCCTGCGGCGCCTGCCCGATCACACACCTGTGCCCCTCGTACGGGGAGGGCGAGACGGACCCCGAGAAGGCGAGGAAGCTGCTGAAGTACGAGATGGGGGGCGCGCCCGGCCAGCGGCTCAAGCCCCCGGCGGACTACCCCGGACGGCCCGCGCCGCCGCTGGGCGCGGACCGGGGCTGA
- a CDS encoding NUDIX hydrolase, producing the protein MKEAPEAHAGSVRPGSHPVTVTDRGLPHWLRPVADAASTMRPHQLSRFLPPRDGGRESAVLVLFGESGTRGGAEDAGGDGADGIGGRGGAPELLLMERASSLRSHAGQPSFPGGALDPEDGDPGSDGPLRAALREAEEETGLDPSGVQVFGRLPRVYIPVSDFVVTPVLGWWREPSPVAPVDPAETARVFTVPVADLVDPANRATVVHPSGFRGPCFLVGDTLVWGFTAGIIDRVLHYAGWERPWDTDRRVPLDWSA; encoded by the coding sequence ATGAAGGAGGCACCCGAGGCCCACGCGGGCTCCGTCCGACCGGGGTCCCACCCCGTCACCGTTACCGACCGGGGGCTGCCGCACTGGCTCCGCCCGGTGGCCGACGCCGCGTCGACGATGCGGCCGCACCAGCTCAGCCGTTTCCTCCCGCCCCGGGACGGGGGGCGGGAGTCGGCCGTGCTGGTCCTCTTCGGGGAGTCGGGGACGCGGGGCGGAGCGGAAGACGCGGGGGGAGACGGTGCCGACGGGATCGGTGGGCGCGGCGGTGCCCCCGAGCTTCTGCTGATGGAACGGGCGTCCAGCCTGCGCTCGCACGCCGGCCAGCCGTCCTTCCCCGGGGGCGCCCTCGACCCGGAGGACGGCGATCCGGGGAGCGACGGTCCGCTGCGGGCGGCCCTGCGGGAGGCCGAGGAGGAGACCGGGCTCGACCCGTCCGGGGTGCAGGTCTTCGGGCGGCTGCCGCGGGTCTACATCCCGGTGAGCGACTTCGTCGTCACGCCCGTCCTGGGCTGGTGGCGGGAGCCGAGCCCGGTGGCGCCGGTGGACCCGGCCGAGACGGCCCGGGTCTTCACCGTGCCCGTGGCCGACCTCGTCGACCCGGCGAACCGCGCCACCGTGGTGCACCCCAGCGGGTTCCGCGGTCCGTGCTTCCTCGTCGGGGACACGCTGGTGTGGGGTTTCACCGCGGGGATCATCGACCGCGTCCTGCACTACGCCGGGTGGGAGCGGCCGTGGGACACGGATCGACGCGTGCCCCTGGACTGGAGCGCATGA
- a CDS encoding MarP family serine protease, with protein MNVLDVLLLLATVWFAVIGYRQGFVVGVLSVAGFLGGGLVAVHLLPVVWKEFADGASPGTVGAVAAVVAVIVCASVGQAVTTHLGNRLRRHITWSPARALDATGGALVNVVAMLLVAWLIGTLLAATSVPVVAREVRGSTVLQGISRTLPDGADTWFRDFTSMLARNGFPQVFSPFANEPITSVEPPDPELVNSPAVARAKRSIVKVVGTAPGCGKVLEGTGFVFADDRVMTNAHVVGGVDEPTVQIGGEGRLHDATVVLYDWERDIAVLDVPSLDAPALEFVEDDAETGDDAIVAGFPENGAFDVRSARVRGRIQATGPDIYHRGTVRRDVYSLHALVRQGNSGGPLLTPDGRVYGVIFAKSLEDENTGYALTGDEVRQDVLRGRTAQGAVDSQGCAM; from the coding sequence GTGAACGTGCTGGACGTACTGCTGCTGCTCGCCACCGTGTGGTTCGCGGTCATCGGCTACCGCCAGGGATTCGTGGTGGGCGTGCTGTCGGTGGCCGGCTTCCTCGGGGGCGGACTCGTCGCGGTCCACCTGCTGCCGGTCGTCTGGAAGGAGTTCGCCGACGGGGCGTCGCCCGGGACGGTCGGCGCGGTCGCGGCGGTGGTCGCGGTGATCGTGTGCGCCTCGGTCGGCCAGGCGGTCACCACCCATCTGGGCAACCGGCTGCGGCGCCACATCACCTGGTCCCCGGCGCGGGCCCTGGACGCCACCGGCGGTGCGCTGGTGAACGTCGTGGCCATGTTGCTGGTGGCCTGGCTGATCGGCACGTTGCTGGCCGCCACGTCCGTGCCCGTCGTCGCCCGGGAGGTGCGCGGGTCCACGGTGCTCCAGGGGATCTCCAGAACGCTGCCGGACGGTGCCGACACCTGGTTCAGGGACTTCACCTCGATGCTCGCGCGCAACGGGTTCCCGCAGGTCTTCTCGCCGTTCGCCAACGAACCGATCACCTCCGTCGAGCCGCCGGACCCGGAACTGGTGAACAGCCCGGCCGTGGCCCGGGCCAAGCGGTCCATCGTCAAGGTGGTGGGCACCGCACCCGGCTGTGGCAAGGTGTTGGAGGGCACCGGTTTCGTCTTCGCCGACGACCGCGTGATGACCAACGCACACGTCGTCGGCGGAGTCGACGAGCCGACGGTGCAGATCGGCGGCGAGGGCAGGCTCCACGATGCCACGGTCGTCCTCTACGACTGGGAACGCGACATCGCCGTGCTCGACGTCCCGTCACTCGACGCGCCCGCGTTGGAGTTCGTGGAGGACGACGCGGAGACCGGTGACGACGCGATCGTCGCGGGTTTCCCGGAGAACGGCGCGTTCGACGTCCGTTCCGCGCGTGTGCGCGGCCGCATCCAGGCCACCGGCCCGGACATCTACCACCGCGGCACCGTCCGTCGGGACGTCTACTCGCTGCACGCCCTGGTCAGGCAGGGCAACTCCGGTGGGCCGCTGCTCACGCCGGACGGCAGGGTGTACGGCGTCATCTTCGCCAAGTCCCTGGAGGACGAGAACACCGGTTACGCGCTCACGGGCGACGAGGTGCGCCAGGACGTCCTGCGGGGGCGTACCGCCCAGGGGGCGGTGGACAGTCAGGGCTGCGCGATGTGA
- a CDS encoding alpha/beta fold hydrolase yields MTDATPPGPPSSVVRMAGPWTHRDVAANGARFHIVEMGDGPLVMLLHGFPQFWWTWRHQLPALAEAGFRAVAMDLRGVGGSDRTPRGYDPANLALDVTGVIRSLGEPDAALVGHDLGGYLAWTAAVMRPKLVRRLAVVSMPHPRRWRAAMLGDLRQTAAGSYVWGLQSPWVPERRLLADDGELVGRLVREWSGPRTPDDEAIGVYRRAMCIPSTAHCSIEPYRWMVRSLARLDGFQFNRRMKRPVRVPTLHLHGSLDPVMRTRSAAGSGEYVEAPYRWRLFDGLGHFPHEEDPETFSKELVDWLKDPEPDR; encoded by the coding sequence ATGACGGACGCGACCCCTCCCGGCCCTCCCTCCTCGGTCGTCCGGATGGCCGGCCCCTGGACCCACCGGGACGTCGCCGCCAACGGCGCGCGCTTCCACATCGTGGAGATGGGGGACGGCCCACTGGTGATGCTGCTGCACGGGTTCCCGCAGTTCTGGTGGACCTGGCGTCACCAGTTGCCGGCCCTCGCCGAGGCGGGCTTCCGCGCGGTCGCGATGGACCTGCGGGGCGTCGGCGGCAGCGACCGCACCCCCCGGGGCTACGACCCGGCGAACCTCGCGCTCGACGTCACCGGTGTGATCCGCTCCCTGGGGGAGCCGGACGCGGCACTCGTCGGACACGACCTGGGCGGCTACCTGGCGTGGACGGCGGCGGTGATGCGCCCCAAACTGGTCCGGCGCCTGGCCGTCGTCTCGATGCCCCACCCGCGCCGCTGGCGCGCGGCGATGTTGGGCGACCTGCGGCAGACCGCGGCCGGCTCGTACGTCTGGGGCCTCCAGAGCCCCTGGGTTCCGGAGCGGCGTCTACTCGCGGACGACGGGGAGCTGGTCGGTCGGTTGGTGCGCGAGTGGTCCGGGCCCCGCACACCGGACGACGAGGCGATCGGGGTCTACCGGCGGGCGATGTGCATCCCCTCCACCGCGCACTGCTCGATCGAGCCGTACCGCTGGATGGTCCGTTCGCTGGCTCGGCTGGACGGTTTCCAGTTCAACCGCCGTATGAAGCGTCCGGTTCGCGTCCCCACCCTCCACCTGCACGGTTCCCTCGATCCGGTGATGCGCACCCGCAGCGCGGCCGGCTCGGGCGAGTACGTGGAAGCGCCCTACCGGTGGCGCCTCTTCGACGGACTCGGCCACTTCCCGCACGAGGAGGACCCCGAGACGTTCTCCAAGGAGCTGGTCGACTGGCTCAAGGACCCCGAGCCGGACCGCTGA
- a CDS encoding phage holin family protein: MSPTDDGRSIGQLVASATTELSALVHEEIALAKAELRQDVKRGVIGSGAAIAAGVLVLFSLPVLSFAAAYGIHNLGLGLAWSFTIVGAVHLLVAFVLLLLAKVKLSRIEPPRRSIASAKQSAAVLSGVKPHPRSSSVKRTEPTAVEPMSSSSA, translated from the coding sequence ATGAGTCCAACCGACGACGGCCGCAGCATCGGCCAGTTGGTCGCCTCGGCCACCACCGAGCTGTCCGCACTGGTCCACGAGGAGATCGCGCTGGCCAAGGCCGAGCTGCGACAGGACGTCAAGCGCGGTGTGATCGGGAGCGGCGCCGCCATCGCGGCGGGTGTGCTGGTGCTCTTCTCGTTGCCGGTGCTCAGTTTCGCCGCGGCCTACGGCATCCACAACCTGGGGCTCGGCCTGGCCTGGTCGTTCACCATCGTGGGGGCCGTCCACCTGCTGGTCGCGTTCGTGCTCCTGCTGTTGGCCAAGGTCAAGCTCTCCAGGATCGAGCCGCCGCGCCGCTCGATCGCCTCGGCCAAGCAGTCGGCGGCCGTGCTCTCCGGCGTCAAGCCCCACCCGAGGAGCTCCTCGGTGAAGCGGACGGAACCCACCGCCGTGGAACCCATGTCAAGCTCTTCCGCATGA
- the acs gene encoding acetate--CoA ligase produces the protein MSNESLANLLKEERRFAPPAELAANANVTAEAYDRAKADRLGFWAEQARRLSWETEPTETLDWSNPPFAKWFKDGRLNVAYNCVDRHVEAGLGDRVAIHFEGEPGDARAITYADLQREVSKAANALVELGVRTGDRVAIYMPMIPETVVAMLACARIGAPHSLVFGGFSADALATRIQDADARVVITSDGGYRRGKPSALKPAVDEALTRPGTENVRSVLVVRRTGEETAWTEGRDVWWHDLVDRQSEQHTPQAFEAEHPLFILYTSGTTGKPKGILHTSGGYLTQVAYTHHAVFDLKPETDVYWCTADVGWVTGHSYIVYGPLANGATQVMYEGTPDTPHKGRWWEIVEKYKVTLLYTAPTAIRTCMKWGDDIPAKFDLSSLRVLGSVGEPINPEAWVWYRHTIGGDRTPVVDTWWQTETGAIMISPLPGVTEAKPGSAQVPLPGIAATVVDDDAGEVPNGSGGYLVLTEPWPSMLRTVWGDDQRYLDTYWSRFENRYFAGDGAKKDEDGDIWLLGRVDDVMLVSGHNISTTEVESALVSHPKVAEAAVVGAADPQTTQAICAFVILRGTAAEEEGLVEELRAHVAQHLGPIAKPKRILPVDELPKTRSGKIMRRLLRDVAENRALGDVTTLTDSTVMELIQTKLPGAASSED, from the coding sequence GTGAGCAACGAGAGCCTGGCCAACCTGCTCAAGGAGGAACGGAGGTTCGCACCTCCCGCCGAGCTGGCGGCGAACGCCAACGTCACGGCGGAGGCGTACGACAGGGCGAAAGCGGACCGGCTGGGCTTCTGGGCCGAGCAGGCCCGCCGACTGAGTTGGGAGACCGAACCGACCGAGACGCTGGACTGGTCCAACCCGCCCTTCGCCAAGTGGTTCAAGGACGGCCGGCTCAACGTCGCCTACAACTGCGTCGACCGCCACGTCGAGGCGGGCCTCGGCGACCGGGTCGCCATCCACTTCGAGGGCGAGCCCGGCGACGCCCGAGCGATCACCTACGCGGATCTCCAGCGCGAGGTCTCCAAGGCCGCCAACGCCCTCGTCGAGCTGGGCGTGCGGACCGGCGACCGGGTCGCCATCTACATGCCGATGATCCCCGAGACGGTCGTGGCGATGCTGGCCTGCGCCCGCATCGGCGCTCCGCACTCGCTCGTCTTCGGCGGCTTCTCCGCCGACGCGCTGGCCACCCGCATCCAGGACGCCGACGCCCGGGTCGTCATCACCTCCGACGGCGGCTACCGGCGCGGCAAGCCCAGCGCGCTCAAGCCCGCCGTGGACGAGGCCCTGACGCGCCCCGGCACCGAGAACGTCCGCAGCGTCCTGGTCGTGCGCCGCACCGGCGAGGAGACGGCCTGGACCGAGGGGCGCGACGTGTGGTGGCACGACCTGGTGGACCGCCAGTCCGAGCAGCACACCCCGCAGGCGTTCGAGGCCGAGCACCCGCTCTTCATCCTCTACACCTCCGGCACCACGGGTAAGCCCAAGGGCATCCTGCACACCTCCGGCGGCTACCTCACCCAGGTGGCCTACACCCACCACGCCGTCTTCGACCTCAAGCCGGAGACGGACGTCTACTGGTGCACGGCCGACGTCGGTTGGGTCACCGGCCACTCGTACATCGTCTACGGCCCGCTGGCCAACGGCGCCACCCAGGTGATGTACGAGGGCACCCCCGACACCCCCCACAAGGGCCGCTGGTGGGAGATCGTCGAGAAGTACAAGGTCACGCTCCTCTACACCGCCCCGACCGCCATCCGCACCTGCATGAAGTGGGGCGACGACATCCCGGCGAAGTTCGACCTGTCCTCGCTGCGCGTGCTGGGTTCGGTGGGTGAGCCGATCAACCCCGAGGCGTGGGTCTGGTACCGCCACACCATCGGTGGCGACCGCACCCCGGTCGTGGACACCTGGTGGCAGACGGAGACCGGCGCCATCATGATCAGCCCGCTGCCGGGCGTCACCGAGGCCAAGCCCGGCTCGGCCCAGGTGCCGCTGCCCGGCATCGCGGCCACCGTCGTGGACGACGACGCGGGCGAGGTGCCCAACGGCTCCGGCGGCTACCTGGTCCTGACCGAGCCGTGGCCGTCGATGCTGCGGACGGTCTGGGGCGACGACCAGCGCTACCTGGACACCTACTGGTCGCGCTTCGAGAACCGCTACTTCGCGGGCGACGGCGCCAAGAAGGACGAGGACGGCGACATCTGGCTGCTGGGCCGGGTGGACGACGTGATGTTGGTCTCCGGTCACAACATCTCCACCACCGAGGTGGAGTCCGCGCTCGTCTCGCACCCGAAGGTCGCCGAGGCGGCGGTCGTCGGCGCCGCCGACCCGCAGACCACCCAGGCCATCTGCGCCTTCGTGATCCTGCGCGGCACCGCGGCCGAGGAGGAGGGCCTGGTCGAGGAGCTGCGCGCCCACGTCGCCCAGCACCTCGGTCCGATCGCCAAGCCCAAGCGCATCCTGCCGGTCGACGAACTGCCCAAGACCCGCTCCGGCAAGATCATGCGGCGGCTGCTGCGCGATGTCGCCGAGAACCGGGCCCTGGGCGACGTCACCACCCTCACCGACTCCACGGTGATGGAACTGATCCAGACCAAGCTGCCGGGGGCCGCCTCCAGCGAGGACTGA
- a CDS encoding ATP-binding protein, whose amino-acid sequence MKIAFVGKGGSGKTTLSSLFVRHLAALGAPVVAVDADINQHLGVALGLDEAEAAALPAMGAHLPLIKDYLRGTNPRIASAETMIKTTPPGEGSRLLRITEDNPIHDACARRVRPGGLTDGSDVRLLATGPFTEADLGVACYHSKVGAVELYLNHLVDGRDEFVVVDMTAGSDSFASGMFTRFDVTFLVAEPTRKGVAVYRQYKEYARDYGVRLCVVGNKVQGPDDLEFLQAEAGDDLLVTIGHSDWVRALEKGRAAPFDTLEDTNRKALCVMREAVDASYELRDWERYTRQMVHFHLKNAESWGNAKTGADLAAQVDPAFVLRQDAAPASSSV is encoded by the coding sequence ATGAAAATCGCTTTCGTGGGAAAGGGCGGCAGCGGAAAGACCACCCTGTCGTCGCTGTTCGTCCGTCACCTCGCCGCCCTGGGCGCACCCGTCGTGGCCGTGGACGCCGACATCAACCAGCACCTGGGCGTGGCGCTGGGGTTGGACGAGGCGGAGGCGGCCGCCCTGCCGGCGATGGGCGCCCACCTCCCGCTGATCAAGGACTACCTGCGCGGCACCAACCCGCGGATCGCCTCCGCCGAGACGATGATCAAGACGACTCCGCCCGGAGAGGGTTCCCGGCTGCTGCGGATCACCGAGGACAACCCGATCCACGACGCCTGCGCGCGCCGCGTCCGCCCCGGTGGCCTCACCGACGGCTCCGACGTGCGGCTGCTGGCCACCGGCCCCTTCACCGAGGCGGACCTGGGCGTGGCCTGCTACCACTCCAAGGTCGGCGCCGTGGAGCTGTACCTGAACCACCTGGTCGACGGACGGGACGAATTCGTGGTCGTCGACATGACGGCGGGCTCGGACTCCTTCGCCTCCGGAATGTTCACCCGGTTCGACGTGACGTTCCTGGTCGCCGAGCCGACCCGCAAGGGCGTGGCCGTCTATCGGCAGTACAAGGAGTACGCCCGGGACTACGGCGTCCGGTTGTGCGTGGTGGGCAACAAGGTGCAGGGGCCCGACGACCTGGAGTTCCTCCAGGCCGAGGCCGGTGACGACCTGCTGGTGACCATCGGACACTCCGACTGGGTACGGGCCCTGGAGAAGGGCCGCGCCGCCCCCTTCGACACGCTGGAGGACACCAACCGCAAGGCGTTGTGCGTGATGCGGGAGGCCGTGGACGCGTCGTACGAGCTGCGCGACTGGGAGCGCTACACACGGCAGATGGTCCACTTCCACCTGAAGAACGCCGAAAGCTGGGGCAACGCGAAGACGGGCGCCGACCTGGCCGCCCAGGTCGACCCCGCCTTCGTGCTCCGGCAGGACGCGGCACCGGCGTCCTCGTCCGTCTGA
- a CDS encoding oxidoreductase: MPTTADPLAALGALPGVADSVEAVRGAVDRVYGHRVMRRRSSEVTAEAVLRGARASAALGGADWPLEEVRRRSDFGVDAEARTVGAALRATAEAGQLLEVWRQSPLRVLARMHLVAAGGDVTELDREPSAPAGERVGRPRLAGEPVTEPLADGLPLPDAAEVSARLDGLARTVVTGTSAPALVVAAVVHGELMALRPFGSYNGVVARAAERIVLIAGGLDPKSVCPAEVGHAEQGAEAYVEGLRGYLSGTPEGMAAWIAHCGRAVELGARESTAVCEALQRGAA; this comes from the coding sequence ATGCCTACGACTGCTGATCCCCTCGCCGCGCTGGGCGCGCTGCCCGGCGTCGCCGATTCCGTCGAAGCGGTGCGCGGGGCCGTGGACCGGGTGTACGGGCACCGGGTGATGCGGCGCCGCAGCAGCGAGGTCACCGCCGAGGCGGTGCTGCGCGGGGCCCGCGCCTCGGCCGCCCTCGGCGGTGCCGACTGGCCGCTGGAGGAGGTGCGCAGGCGCAGCGACTTCGGAGTGGACGCCGAGGCGCGCACGGTCGGTGCGGCCCTGCGGGCGACGGCGGAGGCCGGGCAACTGCTGGAGGTGTGGCGGCAGTCGCCGCTGCGGGTCCTGGCCCGGATGCACCTGGTGGCGGCCGGTGGCGACGTGACGGAGCTCGACCGGGAGCCGTCCGCCCCCGCCGGGGAGCGGGTGGGACGGCCGCGCCTGGCGGGCGAGCCGGTCACGGAGCCGCTGGCGGACGGACTGCCGCTGCCGGACGCCGCCGAGGTCTCGGCCCGTCTGGACGGGCTGGCCCGCACCGTCGTGACGGGCACCTCCGCGCCCGCCCTGGTGGTGGCGGCGGTGGTGCACGGCGAACTGATGGCGCTGCGGCCCTTCGGCTCGTACAACGGGGTGGTCGCCCGGGCGGCCGAGCGGATCGTGTTGATCGCCGGCGGCCTGGATCCGAAGTCCGTCTGTCCGGCGGAGGTCGGCCACGCCGAGCAGGGCGCCGAAGCCTACGTCGAAGGACTGCGGGGATACCTGTCCGGCACCCCGGAGGGGATGGCGGCGTGGATCGCGCACTGCGGCCGTGCGGTGGAGTTGGGCGCGCGTGAGAGCACGGCGGTCTGCGAGGCGTTGCAGCGCGGGGCGGCCTGA
- a CDS encoding HAD family hydrolase, whose protein sequence is MAGAYARPVENHSLPRTAAFFDLDKTVIAKSSTLTFGKSFYQGGLINRRAALRTAYTQFVFLVGGADHDQMERMRAYLSALCRGWNVQQVREIVAETIHELIDPIIYDEAASLIEEHHLAGRDVVIVSTSGAEVVEPIGELIGADRVVATRMVVEDGCFTGEVEYYAYGPTKAEAVRELAESEGYDLSRCYAYSDSITDVPMLEAVGHPHAVNPDRALRREAQARDWPILTFQRPVRLKQRFPTFSIPRRPALAAAVAVGAAAATAGLVWYASRRRTRLGLAEA, encoded by the coding sequence ATGGCGGGCGCATATGCTCGCCCCGTGGAAAACCACTCGCTGCCGCGCACCGCTGCCTTCTTCGACCTGGACAAGACGGTCATCGCGAAGTCGAGCACGCTCACCTTCGGGAAGTCCTTCTATCAAGGGGGACTGATCAACCGGCGTGCCGCACTGCGTACCGCGTACACGCAGTTCGTGTTCCTCGTGGGCGGTGCCGACCACGACCAGATGGAACGGATGCGCGCCTACCTGTCCGCGCTCTGCCGGGGATGGAACGTCCAGCAGGTCAGGGAGATCGTCGCCGAGACGATCCACGAACTCATCGACCCGATCATCTACGACGAGGCCGCCTCCCTGATCGAGGAACACCACCTCGCCGGACGGGACGTCGTGATCGTGAGCACCTCCGGCGCGGAGGTGGTCGAACCGATCGGCGAGCTGATCGGCGCCGACCGCGTCGTGGCGACCCGCATGGTCGTCGAGGACGGTTGTTTCACCGGCGAGGTGGAGTACTACGCGTACGGGCCGACGAAGGCCGAGGCAGTGCGCGAACTGGCCGAGTCCGAGGGGTACGACCTCTCCCGCTGCTACGCCTACAGCGACTCGATCACCGATGTCCCCATGCTGGAGGCGGTCGGCCATCCGCACGCCGTCAACCCCGACCGCGCGCTGCGCCGGGAGGCCCAGGCACGGGACTGGCCGATCCTCACCTTCCAGCGTCCCGTCCGCCTCAAGCAGCGCTTCCCCACCTTCTCCATCCCCCGGCGGCCGGCCCTGGCCGCCGCGGTGGCGGTCGGCGCGGCGGCGGCCACCGCGGGGCTGGTCTGGTACGCGAGTCGACGCAGGACCCGCCTCGGCCTCGCGGAGGCCTGA
- the ssd gene encoding septum site-determining protein Ssd: MTGSILIVTEDEKLLDDLLRLCAAAGTEAEVVHGPPPGPGSWESAPLVLVGDDRAGPLSRTAGAPTRRAGVLLVCRDLDDPGVWQRGVGIGAEHVVFLPDGEPWLTGRIADAVEGVGRQALTVGVLGGRGGAGASTLACALAVTAARAGHRTVLVDGDPFGGGLDILLGGERVEGLRWPAFADSRGRVGGVALEEALPRLHGLRVLSWDRGESVTVPPEAVRAVLGAARRRGGVVVVDLPRRPDDAVAEALVQLDLGLLVVPAELRAVAAAQRVASRVGLVLRDVRAVVRGSTGSGLDGEEVARLLGLRLAGELPTEHGLLAAVDAGRPPGSDARGPLARFCAEFWARALPAGDGASPPEGRGSVAV, encoded by the coding sequence GTGACCGGAAGCATTCTGATCGTCACCGAGGACGAGAAACTGCTGGACGACCTGTTGCGCCTGTGCGCGGCGGCAGGCACCGAGGCGGAGGTGGTGCACGGCCCGCCACCGGGGCCGGGGTCCTGGGAGAGCGCTCCGCTGGTGTTGGTGGGCGACGATCGGGCCGGCCCGCTCTCCCGGACGGCCGGGGCGCCCACCCGTCGAGCGGGGGTGCTGCTCGTCTGTCGGGACTTGGACGACCCCGGCGTCTGGCAACGCGGTGTGGGAATCGGCGCGGAACACGTGGTCTTCCTCCCGGACGGCGAACCCTGGCTCACCGGACGGATCGCCGACGCGGTCGAGGGCGTCGGGCGGCAGGCGCTGACCGTTGGCGTGCTGGGCGGCCGGGGCGGTGCGGGAGCGTCCACCCTGGCCTGCGCGTTGGCGGTCACGGCCGCGCGGGCCGGGCACCGCACGGTGCTCGTCGACGGCGATCCGTTCGGCGGCGGGCTGGACATCCTGCTCGGCGGAGAGCGCGTGGAGGGCCTGCGCTGGCCCGCGTTCGCCGACTCGCGCGGTCGGGTCGGGGGCGTGGCGCTGGAGGAGGCCCTGCCTCGACTGCACGGCCTGCGAGTGCTCAGTTGGGACAGGGGCGAGAGCGTGACCGTGCCGCCCGAGGCGGTGCGGGCGGTCCTGGGCGCCGCCAGACGACGGGGCGGGGTGGTCGTGGTGGATCTCCCGCGGCGGCCGGACGACGCGGTCGCCGAGGCGCTGGTCCAACTGGATCTGGGCCTGTTGGTGGTGCCCGCCGAGCTTCGGGCGGTCGCCGCGGCGCAGCGGGTGGCGTCCAGGGTGGGCCTGGTGCTGCGTGACGTGCGAGCCGTGGTGCGCGGCTCCACCGGTTCCGGGCTGGACGGCGAGGAGGTCGCCCGGCTGCTCGGGCTGCGGCTCGCCGGCGAGCTCCCCACCGAGCACGGACTCCTCGCGGCGGTGGACGCCGGGCGGCCGCCCGGCTCGGACGCGCGTGGTCCGTTGGCCCGGTTCTGCGCGGAGTTCTGGGCCCGTGCCCTGCCGGCGGGCGACGGGGCGTCGCCTCCCGAGGGTCGGGGGAGCGTGGCGGTATGA